The genomic region CTCGAGGAGGACATCGACACACTCGACGATGCGTCCTTCCGGCGCAAGTACGGCGTCCCCTCCAACACGTGAACACGGCCGGTACGGGCTGGCGGGGCGACCTGCTGCTCCTCGACGTCCCACGTCCACCGCGTACGCGCAACGGTGCGGTCGACCTCGATGCCCTCCTGCGTGCCTGCGGACCGGCCGACCTGTTCGAGTCGGCGGGAGACGGCGGGTGGTCGTACGTGGTGCCGCACGGCGAGCACCGTCTCGAGGACGACGGCGCGCGCACCCGGTGGGTCGGCCCGGACGGCGCCACCGACGAGGGGTCGGATCCGTTCGCGGCGCTCGAGCGCTGGTGCGCGCGGCTCGGCATCGTGCCGGAGGCCCCGGTGCCGGGGGGTTCCGACCTGCCGGCTTTCACCGGCGGGTTCGCCGGCGCGCTGGCCTACGACCTCGGGCACCGCGTCGAGCACCTGCCGCGGCGGCTGCCCGACGACCGTGGGACCGCACACCTGTGGCTGACGCTGGCCGAGACCGTGGTCGCCGTTCCACCCGACCGGTCCCGGGCGGTCGTGCTGGCCCGGGACCTCCTGAGCGGACGCGCCCACCTCGAAGCGCGCGTCCGGACGCACCTGGCAGCAATCGACGGCTCCCGACCCGCGGCGCACGTGCCGCGGCCACGCACGCCGCCACCGGTGACCAGCAGCCTCGGGCACGAGGCCCATCTCGCCGCCATCCGGGCGGTGCTCGAGCACATCGCCGCCGGCGAGGTGTTCCAGGTCAACCTGACTCAGCGGCTGACGACGCGATGGGACGATGACCTGCCCGGGCTCTACCAGGCGCTGCGCCGCGAGTCGCCGGCCCTCTTCGGTGCCGCGCTGCCGGCCATCGGCGTGGCCTCGATCTCGCCCGAGACCTTCCTCGCCGTCGACGGGACGCGGGTGACGACCCGACCGATCAAGGGCACCCGGCCGCGCCACCCCGATCCGACGCTGGACGCCGCACTCGCCGACGACCTCGCCACGTCCGTCAAGGACCGGGCGGAGAACGTCATGGTGGTGGACATGGAGCGCAACGACCTCGGCCGCGTCTGCCGGCCCGGCACCGTGCAGGTGCCCGAGTTGACCGTCGTGGAGGCCCACCCGACCGTGTGGCACCTGGTGTCCACCGTCACCGGCGAACTGCGCCCACAGGTCGGGTACGGCGAGCTGTTGCGCGCGACCTTTCCCTGCGGCTCCATCACCGGCGCCCCCAAGATCGCGGCCATGGGCCTCATCGAACGTCTCGAGACCGTCCGTCGTGGTTGGTACTGCGGCGCCGTCGGGTTCCTCTCGCCCGGCGCCGCACGCTTGTCGGTCGCCATCCGGACCGCGACCCTGCACGACGACGGACGCGTCGACTACGGCGCCGGCGGCGGCATCGTGGCCGACTCCGATCCCGTCGACGAGCGCCGTGAGAGCTTCGACAAGGCGGCCGCCTTCCTGCGCGCCGTCGGCGCCGACCAGGAGATTCGGACATGAAGGCACCGCTGCGGGTGTGGATCGACGGCACGCTCGTCGCCGCCGACCGGGCCGTGGTGTCGGTCTTCGACCGCGGCTTCCGCAACGGTGAGGGGGTCTTCGAGACGTTCCGTGCCTACGGTGCCCACGTCTTCCGGCTCGACCAGCACCTCGAACGCGCCCTGGCCGGGGCTCGAGAGCTCGGGTTCGACGCGGGGCCCCGCGAGCGCCTGCACGAGGCGGTCGCGTCGACGGCCAGGGCGAACCTCGACGCGTTGGACGGCCAGGACTCTGCACTGCGCCTGACGATCTCGGCGGGAGCGATCGACCCGGACGCCCCGTTCCCGGGCCGGGCCACCGGCGAGCCGACCGTCGTGGTCACCTCCCATCGCCTCGCGCTCGATCCGCGGCGGACCGAAGTCGGCGTCACCGCGGTCACGGTGCCGCTGGCGCGGGAGTTGCCCCACGTGAAGGCGGTGTCCTACCTCGTCGCCGTGACCGCCCGCCGCCGGGCCCGCGAGGAGGGCGCCGACGAGGCGTTGTTGACGACCCCGAGCGGCGACGTCCTCGAGGGTGCCGGTTCCAACCTGTTCGCCGTCGTGGACGGGACCCTGGTCACGCCACCGACGGACGCCGGGCTGCTCGCCGGGGTCACGCGCGCCGTCGTCCTCGAGGCTGCCGGCCGCCTCGGCATCGCCGCCGACACGCGGCCGCTGCGTGTGGACGAGCTGGTCCGGGCCGACGAGGCGTTCCTGACCGCGACCACCCGCGAGGTCGTGCCCCTCGTCGGGCTGGACGGCCGTGCGCTCGGCGACGGACGACCCGGACCGGTCACCGCACGCCTCATCGCCGGCTACCGCGACATCGTCGAGGAGGAGCGTCGTACGGCACGGTGAGGGCCCCCTCGCAACCGGCGTGCTTCGGCCGACGTCACACCTGCGACGCGAGATGGGGTGCACATGTCCACGACCAGCCATTGCCTCGTCCTCGCGGTGCTCGCCGTGGTGCTCGCCACCCTGGTGCCCGTCGGACCGGCGCGGGCCTGCAGCTGCGCCGAGATGACGCTGCAAGACGTGGCCCAGCGGGATCCAGGGGCGGCCGTGGCGCGGATCCGTCGCATCGACGACGGCGGCAGCACCGGCGTCGGGCGCGTGCTGGAGGTGCTGCGCGGGCCGGAACTCCCCGACGAGGTGCCCCTCGCGCTCGACAGCGGGGCATCGTGCCTGCCATGGGTCTCCGTCGGCGGGGTCGCCGTCCTGGCGCTCACCCCCGAACGGGGCGGTTGGCGGACGATGGAGTGCGGCCTGCTCGATCCGACGACCGGACTCGAGCCCGTCTCGATCGACCCCGAGGCCGAGGGGCCGGTGGCGATGGTCGCGTACGGATCGCTGCCGGGGGCCGGGCTGGTCGCACTCGACGACCGACTGCGGGTGCTCGGCGTCGGCCCGGACCAACCGTCCCTGGCCCGGGCGGAGGCGTGCGGCGAACTGCTGCTCGCGATCGGCCACGACGACACCGGACGCACCGTGGTCACGCGCCACGATCTGCCCTCGTTCGCGCAGACGGCCCAGTACCTCCCGTCCGCAGACGTCGAGGCGAGCATCGAGTTCCAGGACGACGCCTGCCGTGCTGACGGTCGGGTGGACCTGCTGTTGCGCGTCTGGGACGACCAGATGGCGGTGCAGTTGCACGAGGACGTCTTCGGCGACCCGGCGGTCCTGGCCCTGCCCAACAGCGGGGCGGCCGCCTTCGCCGGTGACGAGGTCGCCTTCCTCCAGCCGGGCGGGTGGAGCGACGGTCCCTTCAGCCTGCACACCCTCGATCCCGCGACGGGGCAGCGGCGGCGCGTGATCGAACATCCCAGCGGTGGCCACGAGATCCTGGTCTCGCCCGACGGTGGCCACGCGCTCGTGCGGGGTTTCGACGACCAACCGCTGGTCCTCGCCGTCGAACTTGCGACCGGCGCGGTCGTCGGCGAGTCGCGGGGCTGGTGGCAGCCGGTCAGCCAACCGTGGGTCGGCTCGGACCGGATCCTGCTGCAGGACGAGGACCGTGGCGGCATGTCGGGCAGCGGCATCCCGTCCTTCCGGCTCGTGGACCTCTCGCTCACGGAGGTGGCGCCACTTCCCGACCTCGGCGTTCGCACGATCCGCGCCGGCGACGGCACGGTCGTCGCCGTCACCTCCGATGCCCTGGTGGTGCTCGACGAGGATGCCGCGCCGCTTCGCACGACCGAGCAGCCATGGCTGATCGGCGTCTGGGGCACCGCGTCGCTGGGGCAGGTCCACCACGACCACGATGCGAAACTGCCGCCGGTGCTCGCGCCGGCCGGTGGCGCGTTGGGCGATGGCGCGACCGCCGGTGCTTCCGACGAGGTCGGGGGCGGCGCCTCGTCCGTGCCCGTGGTGCTCGCCGCCGTGACCGCGGTGCTGGTGACCGTGGCCACGTTCGGCGCGTACCGCCGCCGGGAGCGGGTCCGGCGTGGACGCGTTAGCGAGGGGTGAGGCGGGACAACCGCAGGCCGACGTGGGCCTTGTGGCGCTTGTTGACCGAGATGATCAACGCCGTGAGGGTCTCGAGCGGTCCGGACATGCGCAGCGGGCCCGCGCTGTAGGCGCGGACGCCCTCGATGCGGTTGGCCAGGTCGACCACGGTGGCCACCGCCTCCTCGTCGTCGCCGACCACCGGCACGTCGTCGTCCATCGGCTGTTCGAGGCGGGCGAGTTCGCGGCTCGAGACGCTGTGGAACGCCGCGACGAGCTTCGCTCGTGACAGGCTGGCCGCCAGGGCCTGGGCGACGCTGCCCGCTGCCACGGGCTCGTTGTAGGGACCCTCGGCGTCGAACGCGAGCGGGTTGACCGCGCTCACCACGATGCGCCCGGACACCGCAGACGTCAGCGGTCCGAGGACCTCGTCGAGGCCCTCGTAGGGAACCGCGAGCACGACGACGTCCGCTTCGGCGGCGCCGAGGTTGTCGACACCGACCACGGCGCCAGCGGCGTCCGGCAACTCGGTCCGCAACTCCTCGGCCGCGGCCGCCCCCTTCGCGGCGTCGCGCGAGCCGAGCCGGACGTCCACGCCGGCCACGAGCCAGCGGCGGGCCAGTCCGCGCCCGAGGGCCCCGGTGCCCCCGACGATCCCGATCTCCACATCCGTCTCCTGGTCGATCGCGCCAGGAGCCTGCCACACACGGATCCGAGGCACCGCATCGCTAGACTGCCGGGTCGGCCGCCACGGGTGGCCACCCCGATCTCCCCGCCGACCGGAGGGCCTGTGGCGCGCGAGCCCGACGCGGAACTGCGGTGGCACCGCACGACGCTCGAGGGTCGCGTCGCCGTCTACGGCGAGGCCGGCGACGGCCCACCGTTGGTCTTCCTGCACGGCTGGGGGTTGTCGGCACGGTCCTACGCGCGGGCGCTGCCCGGCATCGCCGCCAGTGGCTGGCGTGTCCTCGCGCCCGCCCTCCCCGGATTCGGACGCAGCGAGGCGCTCGCCGGCGCGTACACGTTCGAGAAGTTGGCGAACTGGGTCGACGAGTTGCTCGACCACGCGGGCGTCGAGGAACCGGCCGCGTTCGTCGGGCACTCCTTCGGCGGAGGTGTCGCGGTCGCGACCGCCTGGTACCACCCCGAGCGCGCCCGGTCGATCACCCTGGTGAACTCGATCGGGGGGTCGGTCTGGAAGGCAGGTGAGCGCAACGATCGGCTCCTGGCCGACCGTCCGCTGTGGGACTGGGGCCTGCGCCTCCCGCGCGAATTCGGGCGCCGCGACTACCGCCGCGTGTTACCCGTCGTCCTGCGCGACCTCGTCGGCAACGCCGTCACCAACCCCAGCGCCGTCTGGCGTGCCGGCGAACTGGCGCGCAACGCCGATCTGCGCGAGGAACTGGCCACGCTCGCCGCCCGCGGCCTGCCGGTCACGATCCTGTGGGGTTCGGCGGACAAGGTGGTTCCCGAAGCGACCTTCCTCGCGATGTGCGAGGCCGCCGGCGCCCCCGGCGACATCGTCACCGATGCCGGCCACTCGTGGCTGCTCGCCGACCCGGACGGCTTCGGCGAACTGCTCACGAACTCGTTGACGGTGCGCCGCACCCTCTCGGAGCGCACGCGACCATGACGACCCCACCGCCTCCGCCCGCGCCGACCCCACGGCCCGGGCCGCCCGGCCCGCCCGACATCGTCGACGACCGGGTCCGCACCGATGTGGTCGTCGTCGGCGCCGGCGTCGCCGGGCTGTATGCGGCCGCCCGCCTCCCCGACCACCTCGACGTCGTGGTGGTCGACAAGGGCGTACCCGGGGGCGACTCGGGTTCCTCGCCGTGGGCGCAGGGCGGTCTCGCGGTCGCGATCGGCGCCGACGACAGCCCGCAACTGCACGCGCAGGACACACGGTTGGCCGGTGACGGCCTCTGCGATCCGGTCGCCGTCGACCTGCTCACCCGCGAGGCGCCCGGTCACGTCCGTGAACTGCTGCGGATGGGTGCCGAGTTCGACCGCGTGGCCGGCGAACTCGGCAGTCACGATCCCCGCCATCTCGATCTGGCCCGCGAGGGCGGGCAGCGGGTCCCCCGTTCCGTACACCGCGCCGATGCGACCGGCGCGGAACTGGTACGCGTGCTGCGGGCCGCGGCGGCGACGAAGGTGTCGCGGCTGCCCGGCATCGTGCTGAGCCTGGCACGCGACGGCGCCCACCGGGTCACCGGCCTGTGGGTGCTCGTCGAGGGACGGATCGTCGCGGTCGAGGCACGCGCGGTCCTGCTGGCCACCGGCGGTTGCGGCGGCCTGTTCGCCGCGACGACCAACCCGGCGCACGCCACCGGCGACGGGGTATCGCTCGCGCTGGGGGTGGGCGCCGCGGTTCGCGACCTCGAATTCGTCCAGTTCCACCCCACCGGCCTCGCCGTCGCCGGCACGTGGCGATTCCTGCTGACCGAGGCGCTGCGGGGCGCGGGCGCCACCCTGCACGACGCCGACGGCAAGCGCTTCCTCCTCGATCGCCATCCCGATGCGGAACTGGCGCCCCGCCACGTGGTCGCGAAGGCGATCCTGGACCAGGACGGCGGCACCGCCTGGCTCGACGCCACCCACCTCTCGGAACAGCAGTTCGCCCACGAGTTCCCCACCGTGCTCGGCGGGGCACGCCGCTACGGCTTCGACCTCGCCACCGAACGGGTACCGGTGACGCCGGCGGCGCATTACCAGGTCGGCGGGGTCCGCACCGACCTCGACGGACGCACATCGGTGCACGGGCTCTATGCCGCCGGCGAGGTCGCCTCGACCGGCATCCACGGCGCCAACCGCATGGCCGGGAACTCCCTCACCGAGGCGCTCGTGTTCGGGGCTCGGACGGCCCAGGCGATCACGGCCGACCTTCCCAGGCGTCAGGGCGACCTCGGTGCGCCGCCGACTGCCGGAGCGGGCAACACCAGCGCGACCGAGTCGCTGCGCACCCGCCTGCGCGAGGCGATGCTGACGGGCGCGGGTCCCGTACGGACCGAGGCCGGGCTCGCGGCCGTCGCGTCGGAACTCGAAGAGTTGTCGGCGGAACTGGGTGCGCCCGGCGAGCACCACGACGGCGTCGAGTTGTGGCACGCGTTGCGGGTGTCGCGTCTGCTGGTGCGGGCCGCGCGTCTGCGGACCGAGTCTCGGGGAGGTCATTGGCGCGCGGACCACCCGGCCAGCGATCCGGCCTGGCACCAGGTCCACCTCGAGCATGTGACCGGCTGAACGCTCCGGAGTGGACGAGTCCGCTCGCGTCGACCACGAAAGGAGGGCAACCGTGGGAGACTCCGCCTGCTGGCTCGACCGGGTCTGCACCGACTGTGGCGCGTACGCCGAGGATCTCGACGACGGGCAACGGTGCGGCGAATGCGCCGCCTCCGGTCCCGAAACGTCGAACGAAGGCGAGCCGCCGACGTAACGGCGAGAGGCGTCGTCCAGTGGGGGTCGACACGTCGCCGCCCTCCCCCATCGCGTGGGGGCCGTGGATCTTGTGGTGGTTCACCGTGATGCTCGCCGTGATCTACCTCACGCTCGGCGTCCACCTGGCGATCGATTCGGGCCAGCCCGTCACGGTCCTGCTCCTGGCCGTCTGGCTGCCTGCGCTGGCCCTCTTCGCCGGCGGCATGACGATCGTCGCCGCCGCTGCACGCTGGGTCCTCGACCGGTTCGCCCCTCCGTTGGTTCGGCACAGCAGGGTGGCGGCGATCGTGCTCGGCGGCCTCGCTGGCCCGCTCGCCCTGCTGTCGTTCTTCGCCACCGGCGACCCGTCGGTGGTGCTCGAGCCCCGGACCGCACTCGAGGGCGTGGTCGCGCCGCTGACGCTGGGGGGCGGTCTTGCCGCGCACCTCGCCGAGCGCCGGGCCTCGTCGACCCCACCGGAGGCGAGGTGAGACCCGGGTCAGCCGAACGGTCGTCGGACTGCCGTCACGGCAGCGACGCGGCCATGCGCTCGACGGCGTCGGTGAGGATCGCGGTCGACGTCGCGAAGTTGAGCCGGACGTGGCCGGCGCCGCCGGTCCCGAACTCCTCGCCCGGGAGCAGGGCGACCCGCGCCTTCGTGAGGAAGTGGTCCGCCGGGCGGACGTCGAGCCCGAGGGGGCGACCGTCGAGCCAGGCGAGGTAGGTCGCCTCGCCGGGGGTCCAGTCGATCCCCGGCAGCTGGTCCGAGAGCAGGTCGGCGAGCAGCGTCCGCCGTGCGAGGATGGCGGCCAGAAGCGCGTCGAGCCAGTCGCCACCGTCCCGAAGCGCCGCGGTGTGGGCGAGGACGCCCAGGTGGCTCACGCCGTGCGAGACGACCTCGGGGATCGTCGCGAGGTTCTCGACGGCATCCGCACCGGCGACGGCGACCGCCGCCTTGGCCCCCGGAAGGTTCCATCCCTTCGACGCCGACAGCAGCGCGATCGCGTCCTCACCGCCCGGAACGG from Egicoccus sp. AB-alg6-2 harbors:
- a CDS encoding L-aspartate oxidase, whose protein sequence is MTTPPPPPAPTPRPGPPGPPDIVDDRVRTDVVVVGAGVAGLYAAARLPDHLDVVVVDKGVPGGDSGSSPWAQGGLAVAIGADDSPQLHAQDTRLAGDGLCDPVAVDLLTREAPGHVRELLRMGAEFDRVAGELGSHDPRHLDLAREGGQRVPRSVHRADATGAELVRVLRAAAATKVSRLPGIVLSLARDGAHRVTGLWVLVEGRIVAVEARAVLLATGGCGGLFAATTNPAHATGDGVSLALGVGAAVRDLEFVQFHPTGLAVAGTWRFLLTEALRGAGATLHDADGKRFLLDRHPDAELAPRHVVAKAILDQDGGTAWLDATHLSEQQFAHEFPTVLGGARRYGFDLATERVPVTPAAHYQVGGVRTDLDGRTSVHGLYAAGEVASTGIHGANRMAGNSLTEALVFGARTAQAITADLPRRQGDLGAPPTAGAGNTSATESLRTRLREAMLTGAGPVRTEAGLAAVASELEELSAELGAPGEHHDGVELWHALRVSRLLVRAARLRTESRGGHWRADHPASDPAWHQVHLEHVTG
- a CDS encoding anthranilate synthase component I family protein; the encoded protein is MNTAGTGWRGDLLLLDVPRPPRTRNGAVDLDALLRACGPADLFESAGDGGWSYVVPHGEHRLEDDGARTRWVGPDGATDEGSDPFAALERWCARLGIVPEAPVPGGSDLPAFTGGFAGALAYDLGHRVEHLPRRLPDDRGTAHLWLTLAETVVAVPPDRSRAVVLARDLLSGRAHLEARVRTHLAAIDGSRPAAHVPRPRTPPPVTSSLGHEAHLAAIRAVLEHIAAGEVFQVNLTQRLTTRWDDDLPGLYQALRRESPALFGAALPAIGVASISPETFLAVDGTRVTTRPIKGTRPRHPDPTLDAALADDLATSVKDRAENVMVVDMERNDLGRVCRPGTVQVPELTVVEAHPTVWHLVSTVTGELRPQVGYGELLRATFPCGSITGAPKIAAMGLIERLETVRRGWYCGAVGFLSPGAARLSVAIRTATLHDDGRVDYGAGGGIVADSDPVDERRESFDKAAAFLRAVGADQEIRT
- a CDS encoding alpha/beta fold hydrolase, whose amino-acid sequence is MAREPDAELRWHRTTLEGRVAVYGEAGDGPPLVFLHGWGLSARSYARALPGIAASGWRVLAPALPGFGRSEALAGAYTFEKLANWVDELLDHAGVEEPAAFVGHSFGGGVAVATAWYHPERARSITLVNSIGGSVWKAGERNDRLLADRPLWDWGLRLPREFGRRDYRRVLPVVLRDLVGNAVTNPSAVWRAGELARNADLREELATLAARGLPVTILWGSADKVVPEATFLAMCEAAGAPGDIVTDAGHSWLLADPDGFGELLTNSLTVRRTLSERTRP
- a CDS encoding aminotransferase class IV, which gives rise to MKAPLRVWIDGTLVAADRAVVSVFDRGFRNGEGVFETFRAYGAHVFRLDQHLERALAGARELGFDAGPRERLHEAVASTARANLDALDGQDSALRLTISAGAIDPDAPFPGRATGEPTVVVTSHRLALDPRRTEVGVTAVTVPLARELPHVKAVSYLVAVTARRRAREEGADEALLTTPSGDVLEGAGSNLFAVVDGTLVTPPTDAGLLAGVTRAVVLEAAGRLGIAADTRPLRVDELVRADEAFLTATTREVVPLVGLDGRALGDGRPGPVTARLIAGYRDIVEEERRTAR
- the npdG gene encoding NADPH-dependent F420 reductase, with translation MEIGIVGGTGALGRGLARRWLVAGVDVRLGSRDAAKGAAAAEELRTELPDAAGAVVGVDNLGAAEADVVVLAVPYEGLDEVLGPLTSAVSGRIVVSAVNPLAFDAEGPYNEPVAAGSVAQALAASLSRAKLVAAFHSVSSRELARLEQPMDDDVPVVGDDEEAVATVVDLANRIEGVRAYSAGPLRMSGPLETLTALIISVNKRHKAHVGLRLSRLTPR